The following proteins are encoded in a genomic region of Xanthomonas cassavae CFBP 4642:
- a CDS encoding DMT family transporter — protein sequence MIGAGFVFTTVFLAPRIGVTKAMFLFIIGQLAAGMFIDSVGPIQVPVRPVYWWKFAGLGVMLMGLVCFMFGDRLSAHD from the coding sequence GTGATCGGTGCCGGCTTCGTGTTCACCACGGTGTTCCTGGCCCCGCGCATCGGCGTCACCAAAGCCATGTTCCTGTTCATCATCGGCCAACTGGCCGCCGGCATGTTCATCGACAGCGTCGGTCCGATCCAGGTGCCGGTGCGCCCGGTCTACTGGTGGAAGTTCGCCGGCCTGGGCGTGATGCTGATGGGCCTGGTGTGTTTCATGTTCGGCGATCGCCTGTCCGCGCACGACTGA
- a CDS encoding YncE family protein: MGPDGMLYVIDLASRRIAATFASGLDGAHRLAFTPDGRRVMVVSVNTGALAVFDAASRTLVKRLQIGRGAGIHMDASGNRAFVSCTSDGFVAVIDLDSLHEIERIVVGRPDGIALAVRPVPHKP; the protein is encoded by the coding sequence GTGGGCCCGGACGGCATGCTGTACGTGATCGACCTGGCCTCGCGTCGCATCGCCGCGACCTTCGCCAGCGGCCTGGACGGCGCGCACCGCCTGGCCTTCACCCCGGACGGCCGCCGGGTCATGGTGGTCAGCGTCAATACCGGCGCGCTGGCGGTGTTCGACGCGGCCAGCCGCACGCTCGTCAAGCGCCTGCAGATCGGGCGCGGCGCTGGCATCCACATGGACGCCAGCGGCAACCGTGCCTTCGTTTCGTGCACGTCTGACGGCTTTGTCGCCGTGATCGATCTGGACTCGCTGCATGAGATCGAACGCATCGTGGTCGGCCGACCCGATGGCATCGCGCTGGCGGTGCGCCCTGTACCCCACAAGCCATGA
- a CDS encoding YncE family protein: MRRRQRGAGGKAARWWAALLLACLPVLAVAAELPPRRLLVISKTEQALQLRDPDSFALLASAPLGPDPHEIAVSTDGRTAYVSNPGYGAFHRIDVIDLQTGRAKAPIDTTPLFGPHGLAFVQDRLWFTAQGSKAIGHLDPQARAIDWIMGTGQDTTHLLHVAPDGQRAYATNSGSGTVSLFERRLMPPSMPPTGVLPAAAKPRMD, encoded by the coding sequence ATGCGTCGCCGCCAGCGTGGAGCCGGCGGCAAGGCAGCACGATGGTGGGCTGCCTTGCTGCTGGCCTGCCTGCCGGTGCTTGCCGTGGCGGCGGAACTGCCACCGCGGCGGCTGCTGGTGATCTCTAAGACCGAGCAGGCACTGCAACTGCGCGACCCGGACAGCTTCGCGTTGCTGGCCAGCGCCCCGCTCGGGCCCGATCCGCACGAAATCGCGGTATCGACGGACGGGCGCACCGCATACGTGTCCAATCCCGGCTATGGCGCCTTCCATCGCATCGACGTGATTGACCTGCAAACCGGCCGGGCGAAGGCGCCGATCGACACCACGCCGCTGTTCGGCCCGCACGGGCTGGCCTTTGTGCAGGATCGCCTGTGGTTCACTGCCCAGGGCTCCAAGGCCATCGGGCATCTCGATCCACAGGCGCGCGCTATCGACTGGATCATGGGCACCGGCCAGGACACCACCCACCTGCTGCATGTGGCGCCCGACGGCCAGCGCGCCTATGCCACCAACTCGGGCTCCGGCACGGTCAGCCTGTTCGAGCGGCGCCTGATGCCGCCGAGCATGCCGCCGACCGGCGTGCTGCCGGCCGCTGCCAAGCCGCGGATGGACTGA